One region of Natronolimnobius baerhuensis genomic DNA includes:
- a CDS encoding SHOCT domain-containing protein produces the protein MASRRATGTLIVAISSFGLGFALHPFVENLSISLMFFGLFVGAPLFYFLYPTVVGESSDQSETKSDTDHADPLETLKHEYAAGRLTESEFEHKLQRLVDLEDEAPERHAHNPNLNRER, from the coding sequence ATGGCATCCAGGCGGGCAACTGGCACTCTCATCGTTGCGATCTCGTCGTTCGGGCTCGGGTTTGCGTTGCACCCGTTCGTCGAGAATCTCAGTATCAGCCTCATGTTCTTCGGGCTGTTCGTCGGCGCACCGCTGTTTTACTTTCTGTACCCCACTGTTGTCGGCGAATCCAGCGATCAATCCGAAACGAAATCGGACACTGACCACGCTGACCCGCTCGAAACACTCAAACACGAGTACGCAGCCGGTCGACTCACTGAGTCCGAATTCGAGCACAAACTCCAACGACTCGTCGACCTCGAGGACGAAGCCCCAGAGCGTCACGCTCACAATCCGAACCTCAATCGAGAACGGTAG
- a CDS encoding sulfatase-like hydrolase/transferase: MADDTRPNVLFVLTDQERYDCTASDGPPVETETMDRLSSEGMRFDHAVTPISICTSARASLMTGRYPHGHGMLNNSHEADAIQPNLPADLETFSELLADVGYELSYTGKWHVGRDQTPEDFGFSYLGGSDVHHDDIDDAFREYRRERGVPVGDVDLEDELYTGDDPRDGSEGTFVAATTPVDVEETRAWFLAERTIDAIEAHAAGDQTDPFFHRADFYGPHHPYVVPEPYASMYDPDEIDPPASYAETYAGKPQVHENYLYYRGADGLEWDHWADATAKYWGFVTLIDDQFERVLDALEAHGLDEETAVVHASDHGDFVGNHRQFNKGPLMYDDTYRIPLQVRWPGVTEPGSVCTAPVHLHDLAATFLEIGDVPVPDAFDARSLVPLLEGGGAVPEAWPDSTFSEYHGDEFGLYTQRMVRTDRYKYVYNGPDIDELYDLERDPAELTNLIDHPEYGDVRAEIRERLVDWMAETDDPNQGWVPAVLERASRADD, translated from the coding sequence ATGGCTGACGACACCCGACCGAACGTCCTGTTCGTCCTCACGGATCAGGAGCGCTACGACTGCACCGCGTCCGATGGGCCACCCGTCGAGACCGAGACGATGGATCGCCTCTCGAGTGAGGGGATGCGTTTCGACCACGCCGTCACGCCGATCAGTATCTGTACGAGCGCGCGTGCCTCGCTCATGACCGGCCGGTATCCCCACGGACACGGGATGCTCAACAACAGCCACGAGGCGGATGCGATTCAGCCGAATCTGCCGGCTGACTTGGAGACGTTCTCCGAACTACTGGCTGATGTTGGCTACGAACTCAGCTACACGGGCAAGTGGCACGTGGGCCGCGATCAGACGCCCGAAGACTTTGGCTTCTCGTACCTCGGCGGCAGCGACGTCCACCACGACGATATCGACGATGCGTTTCGCGAGTACCGCCGGGAGCGCGGTGTCCCAGTCGGCGACGTCGACCTCGAGGACGAACTGTACACCGGTGATGACCCTCGAGACGGCAGCGAGGGGACGTTCGTCGCCGCGACGACGCCGGTCGACGTCGAGGAGACGCGAGCCTGGTTCCTCGCCGAGCGGACTATCGACGCAATCGAGGCCCACGCGGCGGGCGACCAAACCGACCCCTTCTTCCACCGCGCGGATTTCTACGGCCCGCACCACCCCTACGTCGTCCCCGAGCCCTACGCCTCGATGTACGACCCAGACGAGATCGACCCGCCCGCGAGCTACGCCGAAACCTACGCGGGCAAACCGCAGGTCCACGAGAATTATCTGTACTACCGGGGCGCAGACGGCCTCGAGTGGGACCACTGGGCCGACGCGACCGCGAAGTACTGGGGGTTTGTGACGCTGATCGACGACCAATTCGAGCGGGTTCTCGACGCACTCGAGGCGCACGGTCTCGACGAGGAGACGGCCGTCGTCCACGCGTCGGACCACGGCGATTTCGTGGGAAACCACCGCCAGTTCAACAAGGGGCCGTTGATGTACGACGACACGTACCGCATCCCGCTGCAGGTTCGCTGGCCCGGCGTCACCGAGCCGGGTTCGGTCTGCACGGCACCGGTTCACTTGCACGACCTCGCAGCTACCTTCCTCGAGATTGGCGATGTTCCAGTGCCGGACGCGTTCGATGCTCGGAGCCTTGTCCCGTTGCTCGAGGGTGGTGGTGCCGTTCCCGAAGCGTGGCCCGACTCGACGTTCTCCGAGTATCACGGCGACGAGTTCGGCCTCTACACGCAGCGAATGGTTCGGACGGACCGGTACAAGTACGTCTACAACGGCCCCGATATCGACGAATTGTACGACCTCGAGCGCGACCCCGCGGAACTCACCAACCTGATCGACCACCCTGAGTACGGCGACGTTCGCGCCGAGATACGCGAGCGACTCGTCGACTGGATGGCCGAGACGGACGACCCGAATCAGGGGTGGGTGCCTGCCGTCCTCGAGCGGGCCTCGCGCGCGGACGACTGA
- the hisS gene encoding histidine--tRNA ligase encodes MYDRIKGFRDFYPGEMTARRDTIDTLEDTAQRYGFREIGTPALERAELWTDKSGDDIVDELYSFEDQGGRHVTLTPELTPTVARMVVAKQQELSKPIKWVSTRPFWRYEQVQQGRQREFYQTNVDIFGSSDPEADAEILAWAGDALTNLGLTDEHFEFRISHRDILGGVLESYDADLEIDEAIRAVDKSDKLSTPEYHDALVEAGLTYDQAAEFDDLIAGGDLEDVAAFADSERVDDAVSNLQNVLEAAEDFGAREHCTISLETARGLDYYTGVVFECFDSTGEVSRSIFGGGRYDDLIESFGGQPTPAVGVAPGHATLSLLCQRAGVWPEEEVSTDYYVLQIGDTRPEAARISRDLRERGHVVETDVAGRSFGAQLNYADSINAETVVIAGEQDLENDEVTIKNMESGDQTQVPVEEFPGDLERPTISDFE; translated from the coding sequence ATGTACGACCGGATCAAGGGCTTTCGTGACTTCTACCCCGGCGAGATGACCGCGCGTCGGGACACCATCGACACGCTCGAGGACACCGCTCAGCGGTATGGCTTTCGCGAGATAGGCACGCCGGCGCTTGAGCGCGCGGAGCTGTGGACGGACAAGAGCGGCGACGATATCGTCGACGAACTGTACTCTTTCGAGGATCAGGGTGGCCGCCACGTCACGCTGACGCCCGAACTCACGCCGACCGTCGCGCGGATGGTTGTCGCCAAACAACAGGAGCTCTCGAAGCCGATCAAGTGGGTCTCGACGCGACCGTTCTGGCGCTACGAGCAGGTCCAGCAGGGCCGACAGCGCGAGTTTTACCAGACGAACGTCGACATCTTCGGCTCGAGCGACCCCGAAGCCGACGCCGAGATTCTGGCGTGGGCTGGCGACGCACTGACGAACCTCGGACTCACCGACGAGCACTTCGAGTTCCGTATCTCCCACCGCGACATTCTGGGCGGCGTCCTCGAGAGCTACGACGCCGACCTCGAGATCGACGAGGCGATCCGCGCGGTCGACAAATCTGACAAACTCTCGACGCCGGAGTATCACGACGCACTCGTCGAGGCCGGGCTGACCTACGATCAGGCCGCCGAGTTTGACGATCTCATCGCAGGCGGTGACTTGGAGGACGTCGCTGCATTTGCGGACTCCGAACGGGTCGACGACGCCGTTTCGAACCTCCAGAACGTCCTCGAGGCAGCCGAAGACTTCGGCGCGCGCGAGCACTGTACGATCTCGCTCGAGACGGCCCGCGGGCTGGATTACTACACGGGCGTCGTCTTCGAGTGCTTCGATTCGACTGGCGAGGTCTCGCGGTCGATCTTCGGCGGCGGCCGCTACGACGACCTCATCGAGAGCTTCGGCGGCCAGCCGACACCCGCGGTCGGCGTTGCACCCGGCCACGCGACGCTGTCGCTACTCTGTCAGCGCGCCGGCGTCTGGCCCGAGGAAGAAGTCTCGACGGACTACTACGTGCTTCAGATCGGTGATACTCGTCCCGAGGCGGCACGGATCTCACGCGACCTCCGTGAGCGCGGCCACGTCGTCGAAACCGACGTTGCCGGCCGATCTTTCGGTGCGCAACTCAACTACGCCGACTCGATCAACGCCGAGACTGTCGTCATCGCCGGCGAGCAGGATCTGGAAAATGACGAGGTAACGATCAAAAACATGGAATCCGGTGACCAGACGCAGGTTCCGGTTGAGGAATTCCCCGGCGACCTCGAGCGCCCGACGATTTCGGACTTCGAGTAG
- a CDS encoding DUF7411 family protein yields the protein MELGLLYSAGKDSTLAALLLEEFYDVTLVTATFEITDDWEHAEQTADALEFPFEQLELDSDVAHEAVARIREDGFPRNGVQHVHEHALEQLAASGFDAIADGTRRDDRVPTVSRAQAQSLEDRHGIDYISPLSGFGRGAVDRLVDAQLEVTVGPSEEINRADYEGELRAIIAAEDGHEAIRDYFPDHEQTYVTDVQ from the coding sequence ATGGAGCTCGGACTGCTCTACAGTGCCGGTAAGGACTCCACGCTCGCCGCGTTGCTTCTCGAGGAGTTTTACGACGTGACGCTGGTCACGGCTACCTTCGAGATCACCGACGACTGGGAACACGCCGAGCAAACGGCCGACGCGCTCGAGTTCCCGTTCGAACAGCTGGAGCTCGATTCCGATGTCGCCCACGAGGCTGTCGCCCGTATCCGCGAGGATGGCTTCCCGCGAAACGGCGTCCAACACGTCCACGAGCACGCCCTCGAGCAACTCGCCGCGTCAGGGTTCGACGCAATTGCCGACGGCACGCGCCGGGACGACCGCGTGCCGACTGTCTCGCGCGCACAGGCCCAGAGTCTCGAGGATCGCCACGGGATCGACTACATCTCGCCGCTGTCGGGCTTTGGCCGCGGCGCGGTCGACCGACTCGTCGACGCCCAACTCGAGGTCACTGTCGGACCCAGCGAGGAGATCAACCGCGCCGATTACGAGGGGGAGTTGCGAGCGATTATAGCCGCTGAAGACGGCCACGAGGCGATTCGGGACTACTTTCCGGATCACGAGCAGACGTACGTCACCGACGTGCAGTAG
- a CDS encoding SHOCT domain-containing protein, with protein MGVDLREFVAEDLWLLIGLVTFVLISLAGVVGLEMLAGVLAIIGWFLLVPIFLFWGEEAAALMFDEDTAIGTKATDGDRDHDRDAFEELKHQYASGTISEAEFEHRLDRLLEADDAFEDGTRPDRSRTSRNNRTEPRDDRQRRERERDREFE; from the coding sequence ATGGGGGTCGATCTGCGGGAGTTCGTTGCGGAGGATCTGTGGCTACTGATCGGACTCGTAACGTTCGTGTTGATCAGTCTCGCCGGCGTCGTCGGCCTCGAGATGCTTGCGGGAGTACTCGCGATCATCGGCTGGTTCCTCCTGGTCCCGATTTTCCTCTTCTGGGGCGAGGAAGCCGCTGCGCTCATGTTTGATGAGGACACGGCCATTGGCACAAAAGCGACAGACGGAGACCGTGACCACGACCGCGATGCATTCGAGGAACTCAAACACCAGTACGCCAGCGGGACGATCAGCGAAGCCGAGTTCGAACACCGACTGGACCGTCTGCTCGAGGCCGACGATGCGTTCGAGGACGGGACGCGGCCAGACCGGTCGAGGACGAGCCGGAACAACCGGACGGAACCGAGAGACGACAGACAACGGCGCGAGCGAGAGCGGGACCGAGAGTTCGAGTAG